One genomic window of Solanum dulcamara chromosome 12, daSolDulc1.2, whole genome shotgun sequence includes the following:
- the LOC129876518 gene encoding pectinesterase inhibitor 7-like codes for MNTSCSLCILTAVLLHLCLVPAPSAALLDPTTVSSVDIILDDTDYIRSSCKTTLYPDTCYHSLNHYATAVQQDAGRLARVAIGVSLAKAKRMSAFVSNLSREADYGAQPRAVAALHDCFSVFGDAVDQIRDSLSQMRTLGGSSESLRFQMSNVQTWMSASLSNEETCTDGFEDVSDDEPLKSDVCDRAQKVKEVTSNALAFINSFANKI; via the coding sequence ATGAATACTTCATGTTCTCTTTGCATCCTCACCGCCGTTCTCCTCCACCTCTGCCTTGTCCCCGCCCCCTCCGCCGCCCTCCTTGACCCTACCACGGTGTCATCCGTTGACATCATTCTCGATGACACCGACTACATCCGTTCGAGTTGTAAAACGACTTTGTATCCGGATACGTGCTACCACTCACTCAACCACTACGCGACCGCGGTACAACAAGACGCCGGTCGCCTAGCTCGTGTCGCTATTGGAGTGAGCCTAGCCAAAGCTAAGCGCATGTCAGCTTTCGTTTCCAACTTATCTCGCGAAGCTGACTATGGAGCGCAACCACGTGCAGTGGCTGCGCTCCACGACTGCTTCTCTGTTTTTGGAGACGCAGTCGACCAAATACGTGACTCACTAAGTCAAATGCGCACGCTCGGGGGATCGAGTGAGTCATTGAGGTTTCAAATGAGTAACGTCCAGACATGGATGAGTGCGTCGTTGAGCAATGAGGAAACTTGCACTGATGGATTTGAagatgtgagtgatgatgagCCATTGAAATCGGACGTTTGTGATCGTGCACAGAAGGTCAAGGAAGTCACTAGCAATGCTTTAGCTTTTATAAACAGTTTTGCCAATAAGATATGA